The genomic interval ACGCCGTGGTGGGGGCCAGCCTGCTGATCATCGGTCACGGGGTCAGCGACATGGTGCTGGCCGCGCCGATCGCCCGGCTGGGCTTTACCGACATCGGCCTGGCCGCCGACTCCGCCCCCGAGGCCGAGCGCGTGCGCCGCGAACTGCCCAGCGTGCCGCGCCTGTTTCCGGTCAGTCGCCGCGACAGCAGCGTCAAAGCCCTGGCCGACCGCAGCGACCTGGTCGTCCTGACCGGCGGGGAATTGCCGCGCGGCCTGCTGCAGCCGTACCACACCCTGCTCGACCTGACCGGCAGGGAAAAACCCAGTGCCGACGGCGCCACCCTGCTCGACTTGTACGACCTGCCGGCCCATCATCTGGCGCGGCAACTTCAGCATGCCACCGGCAAAAGCTACCGCCCCGAGGAACTCAGTCAGGTGAGCGCGGCGCTGTCCTAGCCCCTTTGGCTTGATGATTTCGGTTCGCCCGACCACGCCCCGCCCAGGCTCAGGCGCATGGTGCCGGCGAGGCTCTGACCGGAGGCCAGCGTGCGCATGTCCACGCCCGCCACGCCCCGCGCAGCCAGATTGAAGGCGTCGGTGGCGTGCGAGACAGGCTCCAGCGCCAGCGAGCCGTCCGGGGCGGTGTACACGATCAGGTGCGAGAAGATGTTGTCCGCCGTGATCGTCAGGCAGCGTTCTCCCCAGTCCAGCACCGCGATCTGATCCCAGGCGGTGTAGGCCTGGTCGACCTGCCGCTCCCCGATCCGGGACGGCGTGCGGTAGTCCTCGGCGGGCGCGACCGGCCTGGCTTCGCCGGTGGCCAGAACGCGCTCATCGGTGTCGTAAGCCAGTGCGGCGTCGAAGGACAGCAGAGGATCGACGCCCTCGTGCAGGCGCGTGAAGTACGGGTGAAAGCCCACCCCGGCGGGCATCTCGCGCGAGTCCACGTTGGTCAGGGTAATGCTGGTGTCGAAGTGCGGGCCGTGCAGGATGTACTCCACACGAACCGTGAAGGCCCAGGGCCAGTTCATGTCCGTGCCAGTTGTATCAGGAAAGGCGCGGCTGTCGAAGGTGCAGGCCAGCCGCGAAGGGCCAGCGGGGGAGACCTGCCAGGGGCGATTGCGCACGTCCCCGTGCTGCGCCAGACCGTCGCTGGTGGTGGGCTTCAGGGCCACCTCCTGGCCGCCAAAGGTGAATTTGGCGTCGCGGATGCGGTTGCTGTACGGGGCCAGGGTAAAACACGCGCACTGGCTGCTGGTCTTTACGTCCTCCAGCTTCACCTCGCGCATAATCGGGCGGCCTGACGCGGCCCGCAGGTTCAGGATGCTGGCCCCCACTTCCGGCAAGACCTCCAGCGTGAAGAACTCGTTCCTGAGGGTCTGGACGTTCATGCGCGGCCCCGCGTGGCCTCATAGAGCAGAATGCCGGCGGCGACCGAAGCGTTCAGGCTCTGCACCTGCCCGCGTGTGGGAATGCGGATCAGCGTGTCGCACTTCTCACGCACCAGCCGGCGCATGCCCTCGCCCTCCGCGCCGATCACCAGCGCCACCTTGCCGGTAAAGTCGGTGCGCGTCACGTCCTGCGCCGCCTCGCCCGCCGCGCCGTACACCCACACGTTGTCGGCCTTGAGCTGATCGATCAAGCGGGGCAGGTTCTTGGTCTGTGCCACCGGCAGGTGGGTGGTCGCGCCCGCCGCCGTTTTCGCCACCACCGGCGAGAGCGGGGCGCTGCGGCGTTCCTCGACCACCACGCCGTGCGCCCCCAGCACCTCGGCGCTGCGGATGATCGCGCCGAAATTGCGCGGGTCCGTGATGCCGTCCAGCAGCACGATCAGCAGCGGTTCCTGGCGGGCATCGGCGCGGTCGAGAATGTCGTCCACACTGGCCCAGGCCAGGTCGTCCACCTCGGCCACGACGCCCTGGTGCCCCGTGGTGCCCACCAGTTGATCCAGTTCAATGCGCGATGTCCAGCGCACGAAGGCCCCCGTGGCCTTGACCTCACGCACGAACGCTTCCTCCACGCCCCGCGCCAGCGTGACCTCCTGCACACGCCCCTCACGCAGCGCCTCCAAAACCGGGTTCCGACCATACAGCAACATGCCTGACAGTGTAGATCAGGCCGACGAAAACACCGAACCGACCACCTTGCGTGGCTACCACCCCCGACCAGGCGCGGTTGGACGGCGGCTGTTGACCTGTTTGTCCAGCTTTCCAGCGAGCACCGAAACGGAAAAAGAGAAGATGATTCATCCTCTCTTTTTCCAAGCGGTATGGGTTGTGATCGGAGCCCCTGGCCCTGGGCTGTTTACCCGCCCAGGTAGGCGTGCAGGACGCGCTCGTCGTTCAGAAGTTCGGCGCTGGGGCCGCTGAAGGTCAGTTGCCCGGCTTCCAACACGTAGGTGCGGTGGCTGGCCTGCATGGCCAGTTTCGCGTTCTGCTCGACCAGCAAGATGGTGGTGCCCTGCTCGTTAAGCTCACGGATGATGTCGAAAATCTCGCGCACGATCAGCGGAGCCAGGCCCAGGCTGGGCTCGTCCAGCAGCAGCAGTTTCGGGCGGCTCATCAGCGCCCGGGCAATCGCCAGCATCTGTTGCTCGCCGCCCGAGAGGGTGCCGGCAAGCTGGTGGCGGCGCTCTCCCAGGCGCGGAAAGCGGGCGTACATGCGCGCCAGGTCCTGCCGCACGCCCGCCGCGTCCCTGCGGGTGTACGCGCCCAGTTCCAGGTTGTCCTGCACGCTCTGGCGCGCCAGCACCTGCCGGCCTTCGGGACTCTGCGCTACGCCGATTTTCACGGCCTCGTCGGCGGGAATGCGGGTAATGTCGCGCCCGGCGAAACGCAGGCTGCCCGCCACCGGTTTCAACATGCGCGACACCGCCCGCAGGGTCGTGGTTTTCCCCGCGCCGTTCGCGCCGATCAGGGTGACGACTTCGCCCTCGTCCACGTGCAGCGAGATGTCGCGCACGGCCTGAATGGCCCCGTAATTTACGCTGAGCCGGTCGATTTCAAGCAGCGGCACGCTTACTCCCCCCCCAGATAGGCTTCGATGACTTTCGGGTCGCGCTGCACGTCGGCGGGGTTGCCCACCGCGATCAGTTGCCCGAAGTTCAGCACGGCCACCCGGTCACACAGGTTCATGACCAGCGGCACATGGTGCTCGATGACCAGCACGGTCAGGTCGAAGCGGTCACGCACCTCGCGGATGAAGGAAGTCAGTTGCCCCTTCTCGGCGGTGTTCATGCCCGCCGCCGGCTCGTCGAGCAGCAGCACGCGCGGTTCGGTGGCCAGCGCGCGGGCGATTTCCAGTTTGCGCTGGTCGCCGTAACTGAAATTTCCTGCACCCTCGCCGGCCCGGTTCGAGAGGCCCACCAGGTCAAGGAGTTCCCAGGCTTTGCGTTCCACACGGGCTTCCTCTTCACGGGCCAGGCCCAGCACCCCGGACCACAATCCGGCCCTGGTGCGGATGTGCTGCGCGATCTTCACATTTTCCAGCGCGGTCAGTTCCTTGAACAGGCGGATGTTCTGGAAGGTGCGGCTCAGGCCCAGCGTCGCCACGCGGTGCGGCGCGAGGCCCGTGACCTGCTGGCCCTGGTAAGTCAGGGTGCCGCTGCTGGGCGGCGTGAGGCCGGTCATCAGGTTGAACAGCGTGGTTTTGCCCGCGCCGTTCGGGCCGATCAAGCCAAACACCTCACCCTCGCGGACATCGAAGGACACGTCGTTCACGGCCACCAGCCCGCCGAAGCGCCGGGTCATGTTTCTGGCTTCCAGCACCACCGGGCGCGCCGCCGTGGCCGCCCCTGTGGCCGCTGCTGGGGAAAGGTTGGCGGCGGTCATCCCTTCACCTCCGGCAGGGCGGTGGGACGCTGTGGCGGGCGGGCCTTGCCCAGTTTCTGCAGGGCTCCCACGATGCCGCGCGGCAGGTACAGACTCGCCACCACCAGCACCAGGCCGTTGATGACCAGACGCCAGTCGGCCAGGCCGCGCAGCAACTCCGGAACGGCGGTCAGCAGGGCGCCGCCCACCACCGGCCCCCACATGCTGCGGTTACCGCCGATCAGCACAAAGGCCAGAATGGCAATCGAGGCGTCGAAGGTGCCCTGCCGGGCGTTCCACGAACTCAGCAGCGGCGCACTCATGGCCCCCACCACCCCGGCCAGCACCGCGCCGATCACGAAGGCCGTGACCTTGTAATGCGTGGGGTTGACGCCCATGGCGTCCGCCGCCAGCTCATCCTCGCGGATGGCACGAAAAGCCCGGCCTACCCGGCTGCGCTCCAGCTGCCGCGTGAATAGCAGCGCCAGCACAAGCAGCGGCCCGAACAGCAGAATGTACTGCCAGCGGTCCGCGAACCCGAACGGTTGCGGCACGCCGAAAATGCCCACCGCGCCGCCTGTGATGGTCAGGTTCAGGCTCACCACGCGCAGAATTTCCACGAAAGCGATGGTCGCCAGCGCCAGGTAGATGCCGCGTAGCCGCAGTGCCGGAAC from Deinococcus fonticola carries:
- a CDS encoding shikimate dehydrogenase, with amino-acid sequence MLIPADAPLALIGYSSRAARALSALGLITLPVPDGLPADLIGACQTLKFSGALVAPAQGHAWLGAVTADTDARRAGRVDAVSFHGAAGAQGTFAYAEALSDAVRASGYAVVGASLLIIGHGVSDMVLAAPIARLGFTDIGLAADSAPEAERVRRELPSVPRLFPVSRRDSSVKALADRSDLVVLTGGELPRGLLQPYHTLLDLTGREKPSADGATLLDLYDLPAHHLARQLQHATGKSYRPEELSQVSAALS
- a CDS encoding aldose 1-epimerase codes for the protein MNVQTLRNEFFTLEVLPEVGASILNLRAASGRPIMREVKLEDVKTSSQCACFTLAPYSNRIRDAKFTFGGQEVALKPTTSDGLAQHGDVRNRPWQVSPAGPSRLACTFDSRAFPDTTGTDMNWPWAFTVRVEYILHGPHFDTSITLTNVDSREMPAGVGFHPYFTRLHEGVDPLLSFDAALAYDTDERVLATGEARPVAPAEDYRTPSRIGERQVDQAYTAWDQIAVLDWGERCLTITADNIFSHLIVYTAPDGSLALEPVSHATDAFNLAARGVAGVDMRTLASGQSLAGTMRLSLGGAWSGEPKSSSQRG
- the rlmB gene encoding 23S rRNA (guanosine(2251)-2'-O)-methyltransferase RlmB; protein product: MLLYGRNPVLEALREGRVQEVTLARGVEEAFVREVKATGAFVRWTSRIELDQLVGTTGHQGVVAEVDDLAWASVDDILDRADARQEPLLIVLLDGITDPRNFGAIIRSAEVLGAHGVVVEERRSAPLSPVVAKTAAGATTHLPVAQTKNLPRLIDQLKADNVWVYGAAGEAAQDVTRTDFTGKVALVIGAEGEGMRRLVREKCDTLIRIPTRGQVQSLNASVAAGILLYEATRGRA
- a CDS encoding ABC transporter ATP-binding protein; translated protein: MLEIDRLSVNYGAIQAVRDISLHVDEGEVVTLIGANGAGKTTTLRAVSRMLKPVAGSLRFAGRDITRIPADEAVKIGVAQSPEGRQVLARQSVQDNLELGAYTRRDAAGVRQDLARMYARFPRLGERRHQLAGTLSGGEQQMLAIARALMSRPKLLLLDEPSLGLAPLIVREIFDIIRELNEQGTTILLVEQNAKLAMQASHRTYVLEAGQLTFSGPSAELLNDERVLHAYLGG
- a CDS encoding ABC transporter ATP-binding protein; translation: MTAANLSPAAATGAATAARPVVLEARNMTRRFGGLVAVNDVSFDVREGEVFGLIGPNGAGKTTLFNLMTGLTPPSSGTLTYQGQQVTGLAPHRVATLGLSRTFQNIRLFKELTALENVKIAQHIRTRAGLWSGVLGLAREEEARVERKAWELLDLVGLSNRAGEGAGNFSYGDQRKLEIARALATEPRVLLLDEPAAGMNTAEKGQLTSFIREVRDRFDLTVLVIEHHVPLVMNLCDRVAVLNFGQLIAVGNPADVQRDPKVIEAYLGGE
- a CDS encoding branched-chain amino acid ABC transporter permease yields the protein MNDFLSTYGFLMVTMVQAGLLGLSLYFPFQAGQLSLASPGFYALGGYTAAIMLTNPAFGALRDSLGNGMFVLTWVVAAVLAGLLGLIVGVPALRLRGIYLALATIAFVEILRVVSLNLTITGGAVGIFGVPQPFGFADRWQYILLFGPLLVLALLFTRQLERSRVGRAFRAIREDELAADAMGVNPTHYKVTAFVIGAVLAGVVGAMSAPLLSSWNARQGTFDASIAILAFVLIGGNRSMWGPVVGGALLTAVPELLRGLADWRLVINGLVLVVASLYLPRGIVGALQKLGKARPPQRPTALPEVKG